The following are encoded together in the Brassica napus cultivar Da-Ae chromosome A9, Da-Ae, whole genome shotgun sequence genome:
- the LOC106443227 gene encoding B3 domain-containing protein At1g32030-like, whose product MSRKREENTEGMYYDDHLAAAEKEISSRNFCTLVDAAVLLYEEEAEAEADRILKSGTLSVKEEDIEYEFFNAFPRKRRSPPKKFLRSQSHETLNEASTSSSLFDLNKTPDDSETEEAPSNPLQCFYVSAHPSSSTLTEKTNRKRRARQEKRNTGGKSKKVRAPPFSWKGRATPEWLVSLLEAMAATRGELVTEGPWLIFEKKLTSTDVDPAQSRLLLPFNSLIRNDFLTPVELRIVAEHQDGKNGVGAMLVDQHKKKWGLILMRREMLKGAGNGTLNYALICGWNDVVQGNGLKEDDDVSVWYFRWRERLCFALVLPPPPHMAHSSSSLDLSV is encoded by the coding sequence ATGtcgagaaagagagaggaaaaCACAGAGGGTATGTATTACGATGATCATCTTGCGGCTGCGGAGAAAGAGATAAGCTCGAGAAATTTCTGTACCTTGGTTGATGCGGCCGTCCTGTtatatgaagaagaagcagaagcagaagcagaCCGTATATTAAAATCAGGGACTCTGTCtgtaaaagaagaagacatcgaGTATGAATTTTTCAATGCCTTCCCAAGGAAAAGAAGGAGCCCCCCGAAGAAATTTCTCCGGTCACAAAGCCATGAAACCCTTAATGAAGCTTCTACTTCTTCATCACTTTTCGACCTTAACAAGACCCCAGATGATTCTGAGACAGAAGAAGCCCCATCGAACCCTCTTCAGTGTTTTTATGTATCTGctcatccttcttcttcaaCCCTAACAGAGAAGACAAACCGCAAGAGACGTGCCCGGCAAGAAAAGCGTAACACTGGTGGTAAATCCAAGAAAGTTAGGGCTCCTCCTTTTTCATGGAAAGGTAGAGCTACTCCGGAGTGGCTGGTCAGTTTACTGGAAGCAATGGCAGCAACGAGAGGAGAGCTTGTAACCGAAGGCCCGTGGCTCATCTTTGAGAAGAAGCTGACCAGTACAGATGTCGACCCGGCACAGAGCCGTCTCTTATTGCCTTTCAACAGCCTAATCCGTAACGACTTCTTGACTCCCGTGGAGTTGAGAATCGTAGCAGAGCATCAAGATGGAAAGAACGGAGTTGGGGCGATGCTAGTGGATCAGCACAAGAAAAAGTGGGGTTTGATTTTGATGAGGAGGGAGATGTTGAAAGGAGCAGGGAATGGAACCTTGAACTATGCTTTGATCTGTGGGTGGAACGATGTCGTTCAGGGTAATGGTTTGAAAGAAGATGACGACGTCAGTGTTTGGTATTTCAGGTGGCGCGAACGTCTCTGCTTTGCCCttgttcttcctcctcctcctcacaTGGCACACAGTAGCTCATCTCTTGATCTCTCTGTCTGA
- the LOC106435144 gene encoding DEAD-box ATP-dependent RNA helicase 5-like — MAGKKQELPVSGEPLAAVESPMTDTIEKKKKKKSKKNKHAEVEVPQEVVTNGEELSSKEKKKKRKREEKEKEKEKEEKKKKEEESEVVPEKKAGESEQKVVVTGKGAEEAKYAALTSFAESKLPENVLDCCKTFQKPSPIQSHSWPFLLDGRDLIGIAKTGSGKTLAFGIPAIMHMLKKNKSGKGTRNPACLVLSPTRELAVQISDVLSEAGEPCGLKSICVYGGSSKRPQINAIRSGVDIVIGTPGRLRDLIESNELRLSDVSFVVLDEADRMLDMGFEEPVRFILSKTNKVRQMVMFSATWPIDVHKLAQEFMDPNPVKIVIGSEDLAANHDVMQIVEVLDDRARDQRLIALLEKYHKSQKNRVLVFALYKVEADRLERFLQQRGWKAVSIHGNKAQSERTRSLALFKEGSCPLLVATDVAARGLDIPDVEVVINYSFPLTTEDYVHRIGRTGRAGKKGVAHTFFTQQNKGLAGELVNVLREAGQVVPTDLTKFGTHVKKKESKLYGAHFKEIAADAPKATKITFADSDDED, encoded by the exons atggCTGGAAAAAAGCAAGAGCTTCCCGTTTCCGGCGAACCCTTAGCCGCCGTCGAGAGTCCGATGACAGACAcgatagagaagaagaagaagaagaagagcaagaagaaCAAACACGCAGAGGTCGAAGTGCCTCAAGAGGTGGTCACTAATGGCGAGGAGTTGAGTagtaaagagaagaagaagaagcgtaagagagaggagaaagagaaggagaaggagaaagaggagaagaagaagaaggaggaagagaGTGAAGTAGTCCCCGAAAAGAAGGCAGGAGAGAGTGAGCAGAAGGTTGTTGTGACGGGGAAAGGTGCGGAGGAAGCAAAGTACGCAGCTTTAACATCATTTGCTGAGTCGAAGTTGCCTGAGAACGTTCTTGATTGCTGCAAGACTTTCCAGAAACCTTCTCCGATTCAGTCTCATTCGTGGCCGTTTCTGTTGGATGGCCGTGATCTTATCGGTATTGCGAAGACCGGTTCAG GTAAgacattggcttttgggattcCTGCGATTATGCACATgttgaagaagaacaagagtgGTAAAGGAACAAGGAACCCGGCTTGTCTTGTTCTTTCCCCGACAAGAGAGTTAGCTGTTCAG ATATCTGATGTATTGAGTGAAGCTGGTGAACCGTGTGGTTTGAAATCGATTTGTGTGTATGGTGGAAGCTCTAAAAGGCCTCAAATTAACGCCATTCGTTCTGGAGTT GATATTGTCATTGGCACACCAGGTCGTTTGAGAGACCTGATTGAGTCTAATGAGCTTCGTCTCTCAGATGTTTCCTTTGTG GTATTGGATGAAGCAGATCGAATGCTTGATATGGGTTTCGAGGAACCAGTCCGGTTTATTCTGAGCAAAACGAACAAAG TTCGTCAGATGGTTATGTTCAGTGCAACTTGGCCTATAGATGTTCACAAACTGGCTCAGGAATTCATGGATCCAAACCCGGTCAAG ATAGTCATAGGTTCTGAAGACTTGGCTGCCAACCACGATGTTATGCAAATCGTTGAG GTCTTGGACGATCGTGCTCGTGATCAGCGCCTTATTGCTTTACTAGAAAAATACCATAAATCACAAAA GAACAGGGTTTTAGTATTTGCCTTGTACAAGGTGGAAGCTGACCGTCTCGAGCGTTTCCTTCAGCAAAG AGGCTGGAAGGCTGTATCCATACACGGAAACAAAGCACAGAGCGAACGTACCAGGTCTTTAGCATTGTTCAAGGAAGGATCCTGCCCCTTACTG GTGGCTACTGATGTAGCAGCAAGAGGGCTCGATATCCCTGACGTGGAAGTTGTGATAAATTACAGTTTCCCTTTGACAACAGAGGATTATGTTCACAGAATCGGGAGGACGGGAAGAGCGGGTAAGAAGGGTGTTGCGCACACCTTCTTCACACAACAGAACAAG GGTCTTGCTGGAGAGCTTGTGAATGTTCTCAGGGAAGCTGGACAAGTAGTGCCTACTGATCTTACCAAGTTTGGCACTCATGTAAAGAAAAAG GAGTCAAAACTGTATGGAGCTCATTTTAAAGAAATAGCAGCTGATGCTCCAAAGGCTACGAAGATCACATTCGCTGATTCTGACGACGAAGACTAG
- the LOC106443226 gene encoding uncharacterized protein LOC106443226 codes for MVGIFSRLSVGRSSHRRTQSAIDDKEVLAPSSDVTASTTTAATHGIEVTTEFKPVEHPVEPLDNDQPIQCPLPEPSILNDGRIWKERVSASMRRRGDLQIMKDENSTESDGSAPKPPRLPNRSILPSLSAPEHNLLNLLEE; via the exons ATGGTTGGTATCTTTTCCAGACTCTCTGTAGGTAGAAGCAGCCATCGACGAACTCAAAGTGCAATC GATGATAAGGAAGTATTGGCTCCAAGTTCTGATGTTACTGCATCAACTACCACAGCAGCTACTCATGGTATTGAAGTAACAACAGAATTTAAACCAGTGGAACATCCGGTCGAGCCTTTGGACAATGATCAACCGATTCAATGTCCCTTGCCCGAACCATCCATTCTTAAT GATGGAAGAATCTGGAAGGAGAGAGTCTCTGCGTCTATGAGGAGAAGAGGTGATTTGCAGATTATGAAAGATGAGAATTCTACTGAATCTGATGGTTCAGCACCAAAACCACCCCGCCTGCCTAATCGTTCCATCTTGCCATCACTTAGTGCCCCTGAACACAACTTGCTAAATTTACTAGAAGAATGA